DNA from Clarias gariepinus isolate MV-2021 ecotype Netherlands chromosome 23, CGAR_prim_01v2, whole genome shotgun sequence:
AAAATTAGGCAGCCCCAAGAGCTCATTCTCTTTTTGGTCTTAGGTCTCAGGCCGGCTGTAGAAACAGCAGTCTTGTTAGTTTGACAACACAATTGCCCATGACCAAAGATACCACACATTCTTCCACTTTTTCAAGTTTGCCTGGTTTTGTGGGAAGTGACGTCATTTGGAACGCGTTGGATTTGACTGAAGAAAACATTTCTGTGCCGTGTGTGCTCGcttcttagtgtgtgtgtgtgtgtgtgtgtgtgcttattttCAAAGTGAAAGCAAGCAAGTGCGCGGCTTCCTATATAAACGGTGCAGAGCAACTCCCTCATCACTCAGCGGGAGGATCATCTACTCTAAAGGAGAGCAGATCTCTGACGGCCTTCAATTTTGTCTCTATTATGGGTCTTCTCCTCCTTTTATACCTACTCTCCACTGTCTTCTCTCGTCTCCTAGGGAAGAAGCCGTTGAGATTATTGATGCGTGAGTGCGTCGAGTGTGGCTTTCGTTGTCTAAAATAATGCAAATACAACTACGTTAGAACTTTGGATTTGCTTagctgttgtaaaaaaaataatgcaagtaATAATGCAATTTCCTTTAATGCATAGCCTACTGTAGATAGCTTATAATagattcaaaataaataaatcaataaaattttctttttctcctccaaGTTGGTCTGGATGCAGCTGGAAAGACTACTGTCTTCTATCAACTCAAACTGGGTGAAGTCGTCACAACTTTTCCTACTATCGGTAAGACTGTTGTTTGAATAGTGTAATACATGTGATACATAGGACTGAACCCCCTAAAGcctgtatatttttaaatctgtttttacGCCACATATCAGGCTTTAACGTTGAGACGGTTGAGTACAAGAACAGTTCCTTCACTGTGTGGGATGTAGGAGGGCAGAGTGCTTTAAGACCACTCTGGAGACACTACTACCCAAACACCATGGTGAGTTTATATTCCCACACAACATTCATCTTCAGCATAATATCACAAACACCTTTGGGTAACCTGACCATGCTTGATGGTATTAAATCTGATATCTAATAACCTggttgctgtttttatttaatacctgGTTGCAGTATTATCAACATTAGATCAGTGTAATACACATTTAAAGGAACCTGTTATTAAGTTGTGTTTTGCTGCAGGGCCTGATCTTTGTGGTGGACAGCAGTGACTGTGAACGCATCCAAGAAGCCGCTTTAGAGCTGCAGATGATGGTAAATGAATCCTTCATTCTGTTTGTGATGTCatcttatgatttatttttatattgttcatCGAAGAAattctgatttttcttttaagctTAAAAAGGATGCCCTGAGGGACGCTGCTTTGTTGGTACTTGCTAACAAACAGGATTTGCCCAATGCGATGCCAGTGCATGACATGACTGAGAAACTCGGATTACATGCAATGAAGGGAAGATCTGTGAGTAAATCATAATTCTGataataaatttgttaaattgtAATGCTGTTCAACTTTTTCTTaacccaaagccttagaaagaaaatatttgtttatttctctctgtctgctTTCTTTAAAGTGGTACGTCCAGCCAACTTGTGCGACAAATGCAACAGGTTTATATGAAGGACTGGACTGGCTTTCTAATCAACTCTCCAAACAATAAATCTGATTGATTACACTaagcaaatattttactgtatttaatcaTGTCAATTATGTTATGTGTATTATGATACTTTAATGTAGATCCTTCTTCTTACAATATATCAAATCGAACATACTGTGCTAAAATCTAATATAAAGTGctacaaagattttttataaaatataagtataaatatttgTCCTTACATTTGAATTTTTGTAAAGGTTGTTTATTTCAAATCTAtggaaataatatattttccttaaaaaaactgTAGTCAGAGTACATTTTGGACATTGTActatatttaaatgtgtaataatGTAAAGTATGTTACACACTGtattatatacactaccagtccaAAGGTTGTACACACcatctaattccatggtctttcctgatttttatttctttttacattgtaaaacaatgctgaaggcatcaaaaatatgcaataatttctTTCTAACTGTTGATATTgaaatgtgtctgctacttatgcacTGTGAcgcctttataacggctctaatctgaggtgctgtttgttaattggtgatttttgaggctggtaactctaaacaaatttctcctctgcagcagaggtaagctTTGGTCTTGCtatcctgggaaggtcttcataggagccagtttcattatggtgtattaatatgtttcacaaatgcacttgacaatactgtttttgcaagaactgttccagaacagctgatgtttgtgtcataaaataacaactgtctGTTGTTGTTACCTAAtgctatatgtgttatttctagattttgaaaaaaaatacagcattgttttagaatttagaaaataaatacaaacctgtgttcaaatattttactgtataatatattattatagaacctttaattttcttaaattttctTACAATATATGTACaaagttttttcccccaaaatatatctaaatacaaatatatatatatatatatatatatatatatatatatatatatatatatatatatatattatcattctAGTCATAGTAGGTTTGGGGTAAAGTATTGTTTAATAAACAAGAACAGCatttactttgtgttttttgaggagatttgtttgtataaaatctttttttcttgctgtcatacagtatatgtggacTTAGTGCATAGAGTGTTCCTACTGTAGCTCAGGGGAGGGTTAActtgaataataaaaatcactCTTTTAAAAGGTTATGGATGAAACCTTTGagggaaaaactaaaaaatagtTAGATTTTTCCCTCTTACTCAAGGATTTGTAGCTTCTGATGTGTtcgatgaaaaagaaaaagaaaagtttttacagtttttcactCAAAGCTTCCATAGTACCTCAATGATctaactttttattttgaataactAACTTGTAAGCTGATCAAGCAGATTATTGTGGTTCTAGTTTGGGGTCACAGGGGCACATGACCTGAAGGGTATTAAGCAAATAgttatttttgtgcattttttaaaagtttttattttatatacatataataaatttataattttttatatatttttttatatttataatttttttaaaataaaaaaaaaatatatatatatatatatatatatatatatatattttttttttttatcaatgaaCATATAATTGGGATATCAAGGTACACCTTGTAGAATGGCCAGAATACATGAATACAATGATATTGAAGAAATTATGATTGTTTCATAATTAGAAATTACACAAAAATTAGTGACGACATATTTTGGGAGACCAAGAGGTGTACCTTGTGGGGTCACCAAGGAGATGGAAGGTATTGACAAAAGTACAGTAAAAATGTCCTACAAATTAAGTCCCATCAACCATGACTTCATTagatcattaataataaattaacagtAGGAGCATATCATAACATATAAGAAGAAATTTGAATAATTGGTAAGTAACATTACGACACTTTTGTGTGAAATGTGTTGACGGTCCCTAAAATACCGCTTCTAAATGTCAGTCTAGTGTCCGAATATCAGACTGACCCCAGATTCCACACGTTCTTGCACCGTTTCaagtttgtttggttttgtggGAAATGACGTCATTTGGAACGCGTTGGATCTGACTGGAGAAaatatgaggcgccgtatagggcttaaatcaaactttactcacgcacacacatatgaaacacttgcatacacatatatgaaacactcacacatacatatatactactaactgctcaaacaactacatatgaaacacttgcatacacatatatgaaacactcacacatacatatatactactaactgctcaaacaactacatatgaaatgcgcgcgcacatacatacatactttccgcgcatatacatacatactttccgcgcacatacatacatacatacttttcacgcacatacatacatactttccgcgcacatacatacatacttttcacgcacatacatacatactttccgcgcacatacatacatactttccgcgcacatacatacatactttccgcgcacaaacatacatacatactttccgcgcatatacatacacactttccgcgcacacgcacgcacacacacacatacatactttctgtgcacgcgcgcaaagccaactgtagcggtgtagggaacgagtgaacaacggatctttagtttagcgaaaaagggaatggataatttcctataagtcattacatatcgctggagtgtgaaaaaattttactcgaaaaagaatttatatttttattataattattatcgaggcgaggacatcatataaataggacacaataatttacattttgatttaataaagaaaccattcgtattatataggctagtaatctgtaaaaataaataaataaataatacgttttatatttttttatggtatcagtttttgtttcaataaataatctatatttaatgtccgtagcgtgaaatttccacagcagcaggtatccgaggtgcttgtgttaccatggtaacgcaaggaggaagtgacgttgcatggtgttctgaatggtggaattttgtagagtgaagttcccttttcagacatttcctgcgcagggagtagggtgtagggtgtagtcatttcaatgtatatgaacttcattctccctgattagtagtagcgtttcttaaatagaccgttaatggacagtttagaagacaacgagtgatttatttatcaccacaaaagtgggtgatatggggggtcggaacaatgtttgtccCGTGGGATTCCGATGAGTTGTTTATTCATATAagcgaaggcgaggaaacacatttcaaaaaacagtatttctttctgttgtaggatccgacatattagccacagattccgtgctttaatttttttttttgcaaatcatcacctgcgttttctgccgctgaaatattcagacattatgtggatagttctgaatatgccatgtgattgagcagtgatgatacaaaccagtactaccattcagggagaatgaagcgacaagtccgtctacactgaaatgccttccggttacactgaaatgccttccttttacactgaaatgccttccggttacactgaaatgccttccggttacactgagaatctcataggtgaatgtgcgagaagagtttgtatgtgtgtgcgcggaaagtatgtatgtatgtgcgcgaaaagtatgtatgtatgtgcgcggaaagtatgtatgtgtgtgcgcggaaagtatgtatgtatgtgcgcgcgcatttcatatgtagttgtttgagcggttagtagtatatatgtatgtgtgagtgtttcatatatgtgtatgcaagtgtttcatatgtgtgtgcatgagtaaagtttgatttaagccctatacggcgcctcataatAAAACCTTCCTGCGCTGTGTGTGCACTtatcagggtgtgtgtgtgtgtgtgtgtgtgagttgccAAAGCGAAAGCAAGCGCGCGGTTCCCTATATAAACGGCCCAGAGCAGCTCTCTCCTCACACACCGTTAGGGGGAATCTAAAGGAGAACAGATCACTGACTGCCTTCTCCTCTGTCTCTAACATGGGTCTTTTCTTCTCCTTTATCTTCTCTCGTATCCCAGGCAGGGAGCCGATGAGATTACTAATGGGTGAGTGCATTCAGTGTTGCGTTTAAAATGATTCTAAAATAATGCATGTTATACTATTGTAGAACTTAGCTGTTGCACAGATTACAGTAGCAGTGTa
Protein-coding regions in this window:
- the LOC128511341 gene encoding ADP-ribosylation factor 4-like isoform X2 codes for the protein MGLLLLLYLLSTVFSRLLGKKPLRLLMLGLDAAGKTTVFYQLKLGEVVTTFPTIGFNVETVEYKNSSFTVWDVGGQSALRPLWRHYYPNTMGLIFVVDSSDCERIQEAALELQMMVNESFILDAALLVLANKQDLPNAMPVHDMTEKLGLHAMKGRSWYVQPTCATNATGLYEGLDWLSNQLSKQ
- the LOC128511341 gene encoding ADP-ribosylation factor 4-like isoform X1; translation: MGLLLLLYLLSTVFSRLLGKKPLRLLMLGLDAAGKTTVFYQLKLGEVVTTFPTIGFNVETVEYKNSSFTVWDVGGQSALRPLWRHYYPNTMGLIFVVDSSDCERIQEAALELQMMLKKDALRDAALLVLANKQDLPNAMPVHDMTEKLGLHAMKGRSWYVQPTCATNATGLYEGLDWLSNQLSKQ